One Streptosporangium sp. NBC_01495 DNA window includes the following coding sequences:
- a CDS encoding electron transfer flavoprotein subunit beta/FixA family protein yields MNIVVCVKQVPDTATERKLRSNDNTLDRDAADGVINELCEYAVEEALRLKEAHGGEVTVLTMGPAKASDTIRKALAMGADKAVHLVDDALHGSDALGTSHALAQTLKKIGFDLVVLGSESTDARTGVLAAMLAERLGVPQLTFANHVEIADKGSISIRRVTDYGYDRVEASLPAVVSVVEKINEPRYPSFKGIMAAKKKPVEKLGVADAGIDASQVGLANSWSEVADFVPAPLRAAGTIVKDEGDGGVKAADFLASKKFV; encoded by the coding sequence ATGAACATCGTCGTCTGCGTGAAGCAGGTCCCCGACACGGCGACCGAGCGCAAGCTGAGGTCCAATGACAATACGCTCGATCGCGACGCCGCCGACGGCGTCATCAACGAGCTGTGCGAATACGCGGTCGAGGAGGCGCTGCGCCTGAAGGAGGCCCACGGCGGTGAGGTGACCGTCCTCACCATGGGTCCCGCCAAGGCGAGCGACACCATCCGCAAGGCCCTGGCCATGGGTGCCGACAAGGCCGTCCACCTGGTGGACGACGCGCTGCACGGCTCGGACGCCCTGGGCACCTCCCACGCCCTGGCACAGACCCTCAAGAAGATCGGCTTCGATCTGGTCGTGCTCGGCTCGGAGTCGACGGACGCCCGTACCGGCGTCCTCGCCGCCATGCTGGCCGAGCGCCTCGGCGTGCCGCAGCTCACCTTCGCCAACCATGTGGAGATCGCCGACAAGGGCTCCATCTCCATCCGGCGCGTCACCGACTACGGCTACGACAGGGTCGAGGCCTCGCTGCCCGCCGTCGTCTCCGTCGTGGAGAAGATCAACGAGCCGCGCTACCCGTCCTTCAAGGGCATCATGGCCGCCAAGAAGAAGCCGGTCGAGAAGCTCGGCGTCGCCGACGCCGGGATCGACGCCTCCCAGGTGGGCCTGGCCAACTCCTGGAGCGAGGTCGCCGACTTCGTGCCCGCCCCGCTGCGCGCGGCGGGCACGATCGTCAAGGACGAGGGCGACGGTGGCGTGAAGGCCGCCGACTTCCTCGCGTCGAAGAAGTTCGTCTGA
- a CDS encoding electron transfer flavoprotein subunit alpha/FixB family protein: protein MSEILVLVEHVEGQVKKVTLELLTLARKLGTPAAVWTGEGYSPDARARLAEYGAEKIYLADSAEVSDYVVAPKAELLAHLVAERSPVAVLVAATAEAKEIAGRLAIKIDSGVLTDVVGIEDGLVADQSIFGGGVNVRSRVTKGTPIVAVRPNATPIEAAAGAGTEERVTFTVSDAAKGARIVERVKEEKGARPELTEAAIVVSGGRGVGSAEKFSIIEELADSLGAAVGASRAATDAGWYPHQFQVGQTGKTVSPQLYIAAGISGAIQHRAGMQTAKTIVAINKDPEAPIFELADYGVVGDLHQIVPQLTQEITKRK from the coding sequence ATGTCCGAGATTCTCGTTCTGGTCGAGCACGTCGAGGGCCAGGTCAAGAAGGTCACCCTTGAGCTGCTGACACTCGCCAGGAAGCTGGGCACCCCGGCGGCGGTCTGGACGGGCGAGGGCTACTCTCCCGACGCCCGGGCCAGGCTGGCCGAGTACGGTGCGGAGAAGATCTACCTGGCCGACTCCGCCGAGGTCAGCGACTACGTCGTGGCACCCAAGGCGGAGCTGCTGGCCCACCTCGTGGCCGAGAGGTCGCCGGTCGCGGTGCTCGTCGCCGCGACGGCCGAGGCCAAGGAGATCGCCGGCCGCCTCGCCATCAAGATTGACTCCGGTGTGCTCACCGACGTCGTGGGCATCGAGGACGGCCTGGTCGCCGACCAGTCCATCTTCGGCGGCGGCGTCAACGTCCGGTCGCGGGTGACCAAGGGCACCCCGATCGTCGCGGTCCGCCCCAACGCCACCCCCATCGAGGCCGCCGCGGGCGCGGGCACCGAGGAGCGCGTCACCTTCACCGTGTCCGACGCCGCCAAGGGCGCCAGGATCGTGGAGCGGGTCAAGGAGGAGAAGGGCGCGCGCCCGGAGCTCACCGAGGCCGCGATCGTGGTCTCCGGTGGCCGGGGCGTCGGCTCGGCCGAGAAGTTCTCGATCATCGAGGAGCTGGCCGACTCGCTCGGCGCGGCCGTCGGCGCCTCCCGCGCCGCCACCGACGCCGGCTGGTACCCGCACCAGTTCCAGGTCGGCCAGACCGGCAAGACCGTCTCGCCGCAGCTGTACATCGCGGCGGGCATCTCCGGGGCCATCCAGCACCGGGCCGGCATGCAGACCGCCAAGACGATCGTCGCGATCAACAAGGACCCCGAGGCGCCGATCTTCGAACTCGCCGACTACGGCGTCGTGGGCGACCTGCACCAGATCGTCCCGCAGCTGACCCAGGAGATCACCAAGCGCAAGTGA